A genomic window from Sparus aurata chromosome 14, fSpaAur1.1, whole genome shotgun sequence includes:
- the kera gene encoding keratocan isoform X1, producing the protein MSKVQPLGNQTNNYSSLTGLVCSTDHSRATDTADSHQSKSLEKQRDQTSPGCMQTTHTSWRSRLHSEMALLLSLLCILCLVGPVLGQDMQYEEFMAQIQACPKECRCPSNFPRAVYCDNKGLKSIPNIPPYTWYLYLQNNLIEVLSADALRNATSLRWLNLNRNKITSEGMEAGVLNAMPQLAHLYMDDNLLSSVPSPLPATLEHLRLSRNRISKIPAGVFVGLDKLNLLDLQGNKLMDDAVTEVSLKGLSNLVQINLAKNQLSSMPLGLPPTTTQLFLDGNNIEKIPAGYFKGLPKVAFLRLNHNKLGSGGVPKNVFNVSSILDLQLSHNQLTEVPLIPSGLEHLHLDHNNIKSVSGSNICPVAVETVDETVNDSVPRLRYLRLDGNEIKPPIPSDVILCFRLLRSIVI; encoded by the exons ATGTCCAAGGTGCAGCCCTTGGGGAATCAAACCAACAACTATTCGAGTCTAACTGGGCTGGTTTGCAGCACtgaccacagcagagccactgACACTGCGGACAGTCATCAGAGCAAATCACTGGAGAAGCAGAGGGACCAGACCTCACCTGGCTGCATGCAGACCACTCACACCAGCTGGAGAAGCAG GTTGCACAGCGAAATGGCACTTCTCCTGAGTCTTCTCTGCATCTTGTGCCTGGTTGGGCCAGTTCTTGGCCAGGACATGCAATATGAGGAATTTATGGCCCAGATCCAGGCCTGTCCTAAAGAGTGTCGCTGCCCCTCTAACTTCCCTCGTGCTGTCTACTGCGACAATAAAGGCCTGAAGAGCATCCCCAACATCCCACCATACACGTGGTACCTGTACCTGCAGAACAATCTAATTGAAGTGCTGTCAGCAGATGCCCTACGTAATGCCACATCCCTGCGCTGGCTGAACCTCAACCGCAACAAAATCACAAGTGAGGGAATGGAAGCAGGGGTCCTTAATGCAATGCCACAACTGGCGCACCTCTACATGGATGACAACCTCTTGTCTTCTGTGCCATCTCCACTGCCAGCCACCCTGGAGCACCTACGACTCTCTCGCAATCGCATTTCCAAGATCCCTGCTGGTGTCTTCGTTGGTCTGGATAAGCTAAACCTCTTGGACCTCCAGGGGAACAAGCTGATGGATGATGCAGTGACTGAGGTGAGCCTGAAGGGTCTCAGCAATCTGGTTCAGATCAATTTAGCCAAGAATCAGCTGAGCAGTATGCCTCTTGGCTTaccacccaccaccacccagCTTTTCCTTGACGGCAACAACATTGAGAAGATCCCAGCTGGCTACTTCAAAGGTTTGCCAAAAGTGGCATTTCTGAGGCTCAACCACAACAAGCTTGGCAGCGGTGGAGTccccaaaaatgtgtttaatgtttccAGCATTTTGGACTTGCAGCTGTCCCACAACCAGCTGACTGAGGTTCCCCTCATTCCCTCAGGACTCGAGCACCTTCACCTCGACCACAACAATATCAAAA gtgTGAGTGGCTCCAACATCTGTCCTGTGGCCGTTGAAACTGTGGACGAAACTGTCAACGACAGTGTTCCTCGTCTGCGCTACCTCAGACTGGACGGCAACGAGATCAAGCCACCAATTCCCAGTGACGTCATTCTGTGCTTCCGTCTCCTCAGGTCCATTGTCATCTAA
- the kera gene encoding keratocan isoform X2 has translation MALLLSLLCILCLVGPVLGQDMQYEEFMAQIQACPKECRCPSNFPRAVYCDNKGLKSIPNIPPYTWYLYLQNNLIEVLSADALRNATSLRWLNLNRNKITSEGMEAGVLNAMPQLAHLYMDDNLLSSVPSPLPATLEHLRLSRNRISKIPAGVFVGLDKLNLLDLQGNKLMDDAVTEVSLKGLSNLVQINLAKNQLSSMPLGLPPTTTQLFLDGNNIEKIPAGYFKGLPKVAFLRLNHNKLGSGGVPKNVFNVSSILDLQLSHNQLTEVPLIPSGLEHLHLDHNNIKSVSGSNICPVAVETVDETVNDSVPRLRYLRLDGNEIKPPIPSDVILCFRLLRSIVI, from the exons ATGGCACTTCTCCTGAGTCTTCTCTGCATCTTGTGCCTGGTTGGGCCAGTTCTTGGCCAGGACATGCAATATGAGGAATTTATGGCCCAGATCCAGGCCTGTCCTAAAGAGTGTCGCTGCCCCTCTAACTTCCCTCGTGCTGTCTACTGCGACAATAAAGGCCTGAAGAGCATCCCCAACATCCCACCATACACGTGGTACCTGTACCTGCAGAACAATCTAATTGAAGTGCTGTCAGCAGATGCCCTACGTAATGCCACATCCCTGCGCTGGCTGAACCTCAACCGCAACAAAATCACAAGTGAGGGAATGGAAGCAGGGGTCCTTAATGCAATGCCACAACTGGCGCACCTCTACATGGATGACAACCTCTTGTCTTCTGTGCCATCTCCACTGCCAGCCACCCTGGAGCACCTACGACTCTCTCGCAATCGCATTTCCAAGATCCCTGCTGGTGTCTTCGTTGGTCTGGATAAGCTAAACCTCTTGGACCTCCAGGGGAACAAGCTGATGGATGATGCAGTGACTGAGGTGAGCCTGAAGGGTCTCAGCAATCTGGTTCAGATCAATTTAGCCAAGAATCAGCTGAGCAGTATGCCTCTTGGCTTaccacccaccaccacccagCTTTTCCTTGACGGCAACAACATTGAGAAGATCCCAGCTGGCTACTTCAAAGGTTTGCCAAAAGTGGCATTTCTGAGGCTCAACCACAACAAGCTTGGCAGCGGTGGAGTccccaaaaatgtgtttaatgtttccAGCATTTTGGACTTGCAGCTGTCCCACAACCAGCTGACTGAGGTTCCCCTCATTCCCTCAGGACTCGAGCACCTTCACCTCGACCACAACAATATCAAAA gtgTGAGTGGCTCCAACATCTGTCCTGTGGCCGTTGAAACTGTGGACGAAACTGTCAACGACAGTGTTCCTCGTCTGCGCTACCTCAGACTGGACGGCAACGAGATCAAGCCACCAATTCCCAGTGACGTCATTCTGTGCTTCCGTCTCCTCAGGTCCATTGTCATCTAA
- the lum gene encoding lumican: protein MFPLRLPLLAALVTVALCQYYDYDYQPVSMLGPSGPNCHQECECPINFPSAMYCDTRKLKFVPFVPTGIKYLYLQNNLIEEIKAGVFDNVTDTLRWLVLDNNQITNGKIEKGTIDKLTVLEKLFFSSNELTEPVIPPSKSLDELKMMHNKMTKFPSGLLSDKENLTSVNLQHNQLTSDAIAGAFKGLKKLLSLDVSHNKLKKLPAGVPSSLEMLYADYNDIDGVGAGYLNKLPALQYLRISHNKLVDSGLPAGVFNTTSLVELDLSFNKLQSIPEVNEQLEQLYLQANEINKFDLSSFCKYVGITSFSRLKHLRLDANNITHSSMPPEYSNCLRQASDIMFE, encoded by the exons ATGTTTCCTCTCCGTCTACCCCTGTTGGCCGCATTGGTCACAGTGGCCCTGTGCCAGTATTATGACTACGACTACCAGCCTGTTTCCATGCTGGGACCCTCAGGGCCCAATTGTCATCAAGAATGCGAGTGCCCAATCAACTTCCCAAGCGCCATGTATTGTGACACCCGCAAGCTCAAGTTTGTTCCATTCGTCCCGACAGGGATCAAGTACCTGTACCTCCAGAACAACCTGATAGAAGAGATCAAGGCAGGTGTGTTTGATAATGTTACCGATACACTTCGCTGGCTGGTACTTGACAACAACCAGATTACCAATGGTAAGATCGAAAAGGGCACGATCGACAAGCTCACAGTCCTGGAGAAGCTGTTCTTTAGCAGCAACGAACTGACGGAGCCAGTCATCCCTCCCTCAAAGTCCCTCGATGAGCTGAAGATGATGCACAACAAGATGACCAAGTTCCCCTCTGGACTCTTGTCCGACAAAGAGAATCTGACCTCTGTCAACCTTCAGCACAATCAACTGACCTCTGATGCCATCGCAGGGGCGTTCAAAGGGCTGAAGAAGCTGCTGTCCCTGGACGTGAGCCACAACAAGCTGAAGAAGCTGCCGGCCGGAGTCCCCAGTTCACTGGAAATGCTCTATGCTGACTACAACGACATCGACGGTGTCGGAGCAGGATACCTGAACAAGCTGCCTGCACTGCAGTACCTGAGGATCTCCCACAACAAGCTGGTGGACTCCGGGCTCCCTGCTGGAGTGTTCAACACCACATCGCTGGTGGAGCTGGACCTGTCTTTCAACAAACTGCAGTCCATCCCTGAGGTCAACgagcagctggagcagctgtACCTCCAGGCCAACGAGATCAACA AGTTTGACCTGTCAAGTTTCTGCAAGTATGTTGGAATCACCAGCTTCTCCCGTCTGAAGCATCTGCGTCTGGACGCcaacaacatcacacacagcagcatgcCCCCTGAATACTCCAACTGCCTGCGCCAAGCTTCAGATATCATGTTTGAATAA
- the dcn gene encoding decorin has protein sequence MRSACLSLLLVTACWALPPFRQSGFLDFMMEDEAGSGVAEVPDVRFAPMPEGPKCPFRCQCHLRVIQCSDLGLKAVPGDIPDDTTLLDLQNNKITEIKENDFKNLKGLHALILVNNKITIIHAKALSPLTKLQRLYLSKNMLKDVPANMPKSLQELRIHENEITKIKKSSFQGMSHVIVMELGSNPLKSAGIDAGAFADLKRVSYIRIADTNITEIPKGLPSSLSELHLDANKITKVTASSLRGLKNLAKLGLSYNEISSVENGTLANVPHLRELHLDNNALTSVPPGLSDHKYIQVVYLHANKISAVGTGDFCPPGLNSKKAMYSGISLFSNPVPYWEVQPITFRCVFDRSAIQLGNYRKK, from the exons ATGAGGtcagcctgtctctctctgctccttgTCACTGCGTGCTGGGCTTTACCGCCCTTCCGCCAGTCCGGTTTCTTAGACTTCATGATGGAGGATGAGGCGGGATCCGGTGTTGCTGAGGTGCCAGATGTAAGGTTCGCACCCATGCCTGAAGGACCCAAGTGCCCCTTCAGATGCCAGTGCCACCTGCGCGTGATCCAGTGCTCCGACCTCG GACTGAAGGCTGTTCCCGGGGACATCCCGGACGACACCACCCTGCTGGACCTGCAGAACAACAAGATCACGGAGATCAAGGAGAACGACTTCAAGAACCTGAAAGGGCTGCAC GCTCTGATCCTGGTCAACAACAAGATCACCATCATCCACGCCAAGGCCCTGAgcccactgaccaagctgcagCGTCTCTACCTTTCTAAGAACATGCTCAAGGACGTGCCCGCCAACATGCCCAAGAGCCTGCAGGAGCTGCGCATCCACGAGAATGAGATCACCAAGATCAAGAAGTCCTCCTTCCAGGGGATGTCCCACGTCATCGTCATGg AACTCGGTTCCAACCCTTTGAAGAGCGCAGGAATCGACGCCGGTGCATTTGCTGACCTGAAACGGGTGTCTTACATTCGCATTGCGGACACTAACATCACAGAAATCCCCAAAG GCCTGCccagctctctctctgagcTCCACCTGGATGCAAACAAGATCACCAAGGTGACAGCTAGCAGCCTCCGGGGCCTGAAGAACCTGGCCAA GCTGGGTCTGAGCTACAATGAGATCAGCTCTGTGGAAAATGGCACACTGGCTAACGTCCCCCACCTGCGAGAGCTGCACCTCGACAACAACGCTCTGACCAGCGTTCCTCCCGGCCTGTCCGACCACAAGTACATCCAG GTGGTCTACCTCCACGCCAACAAGATCTCCGCCGTGGGAACAGGCGACTTCTGTCCTCCTGGCCTCAACAGCAAGAAGGCCATGTACTCCGGCATCAGCCTCTTCAGCAACCCCGTGCCCTACTGGGAAGTTCAGCCAATCACCTTCCGCTGTGTCTTCGACCGCTCCGCCATCCAGCTCGGCAACTACAGGAAGAAGTAG